CTGCTCTCACGCGACAGAGTCACGAATCGCTCCACCGACGATAGGCTACTCGTCCTGTAAACCAGCTGATTGTCTACCGGTGTGGTGCGACGGGTAAGCTGGGCTCCACTAGGCTCAGACCCCCCGTTTCGTATGCGGAAGGGGAGTGCGATGTGAGTCGGGCGGGAAGAGATGAAAAAGCTATATAATGGCCGGCGTGTCCGGCGAGGGGAGGATGGTTTCCCGATCAGATTCAACGACGGAGGAATCGCAACCCTAATTGTCGGTATCATGGTGACTCTGACTTTCCTGCTTTCGGCGGCGTATCTGCTTTCTGGGTGAGTGGCTTGGATCTATTGCTCGGATAGGGCTGTGGTGCTGATTCTGAAACGGAGTAGAGTGTCTGCGGCACCTAGTTCTGCTGGCTCCAAGTCCTGCGATACGGTAGACCTCGGGTACCAGTGCTCCCCTGCGACTTCTCATCTATGGGGCCAGTACTCGCCATTCTTTTCGCTCGAGGACGAGCTGTCCGTGTCGAGTAAGCTTCCCAAGGATTGCCGGATCACCTTGGTACAGGTGCTATCGCGCCATGGAGCGCGGTACCCAACCAGCTCCAAGAGCAAAAAGTATAAGAAGCTTGTGACGGCGATCCAGGCCAATGCCACCGACTTCAAGGGCAAGTTTGCCTTTTTGAAGACGTACAACTATACTCTGGGTGCGGATGACCTCACTCCCTTTGgggagcagcagctggtgaACTCGGGCATCAAGTTCTACCAGAGGTACAAGGCTCTGGCGCGCAGTGTGGTGCCGTTTATTCGCGCCTCAGGCTCGGACCGGGTTATTGCCTCGGGAGAGAAGTTCATCGAGGGGTTCCAGCAGGCGAAGCTGGCTGATCCTGGCGCGACGAACCGCGCCGCTCCGGCGATTAGTGTGATTATTCCGGAGAGCGAGACGTTCAACAATACGCTGGACCACGGTGTGTGCACGAAGTTTGAGGCGAGTCAGCTGGGAGATGAGGTTGCGGCCAATTTCACTGCGCTCTTTGCACCCGACATCCGAGCTCGCGCCGAGAAGCATCTTCCTGGCGTGACGCTGACAGACGAGGACGTTGTCAGTCTAATGGACATGTGTTCGTTTGATACGGTAGCGCGCACCAGCGACGCAAGTCAGCTGTCACCGTTCTGTCAACTCTTCACTCACAATGAGTGGAAGAAGTACAACTACCTTCAGTCCTTGGGCAAGTACTACGGCTACGGCGCAGGCAACCCTCTGGGACCGGCTCAGGGGATAGGGTTCACCAACGAGCTGATTGCCCGGTTGACTCGTTCGCCAGTGCAGGACCACACCAGCACTAACTCGACTCTAGTCTCCAACCCGGCCACCTTCCCGTTGAACGCTACCATGTACGTCGACTTTTCACACGACAACAGCATGGTTTCCATCTTCTTTGCATTGGGCCTGTACAACGGCACTGAACCCTTGTCCCGGACCTCGGTGGAAAGCGCCAAGGAATTGGATGGGTATTCTGCATCCTGGGTGGTGCCTTTCGGCGCGCGAGCCTACTTCGAGACGATGCAATGCAAGTCGGAAAAGGAGCCTCTTGTTCGCGCTTTGATTAATGACCGGGTTGTGCCACTGCATGGCTGCGATGTGGACAAGCTGGGGCGATGCAAGCTGAATGACTTTGTCAAGGGATTGAGTTGGGCCAGATCTGGGGGCAACTGGGGAGAGTGCTTTAGTTGAGATGTCATTGTTATGCTATACTCCAATAGACCGTTGCTTAGCCATTCACTTCACTTTGCTCGAACCGCCTGCCGTGTTCCTCGCCTTCTCACTTCCAAACTCCTatccttctcttcatcacGCTCACCTCTCATTCAGTCGCATCTACACTCAAGGGCTTACAGCAGTACATGCAAAATGCCCATCTACGACATAACCCACTACCTCCCTATCCAAACACCCCCACCCCCCGAAACCGACGAAGCCTACTACACCAAAcccatcctcgtcctcatcgtctcccACCGAATCAACACCTGGAACAAGTATCTTTCTCTCATCCGCAAACTCCAGCGCGAGGCCCGCCTCCTCTGCGTCACAAACGTCTACGACCTGAACGAGCTGGTCGACCAGCACGCAGACGAGATTGCCGGATTTATCGCCACAACGGGGGATATCATGCTCGCGGACGAGTCTGTTCCCGTCCTCCCACCTCGTCTAACCGTACGCAACAACCCAAGCTCCAGCTCAAACTCAAACTCAGCAGCTGAAACCGAGTCTGAAACCGGAGGAATGATAGAGGGCCTCCCCACCCGCCTCTCCACCCTCCTCAAACACCACGCGTACTCCCTCGTCTTTGCCTTCTAGTTCCCCCGCGCAGCAGTCAAATACCCCACTTCCTTTACAGCCTTCATGCAGGTCCACTTCAGCGTCAACTGGACCGTGGCAGGGCCGTCGCGGCAGCGGGTCGCGATGGAACTGCAGACACATAGCCTGGGCATGTAGCGGCGAGGAACTACCGCCGGTGGTTCAATATCCGGAGGGGTGTTTCTGCGGGGGGTCCCAAGGCACGAGAAAGTGTTGGTAAGCTGCGAAGATGGAGAGATCGAGTTTGGGGAAGGGGAGAGGATGAATCGGTGGACGCTTTGGCATCGGCGGCCATGGATTGAGACGCCGGACACGGTAGTTGGGGAGTGGGATGAGAATCAGTCTGAGGGCGAGGTTGCTGGTGACGAGGAGGGAagcgaggagattgaagaagatgacggcggagctgatgaagatggagatggggAGGACAACGATGAAAAGCTTCGTGCCGACTGCGCTGTAGCCATCCACGAGGTGAAACTCGCGAACGAGACTGAAACCGAAACCGAggacggaggaagaagctATGTCCCCTTTATCGGTCACTTGGAGGACAGCCGCTCGATGGCCTCGTTGATACTAGGGATATGCGGTGTTGAGATGGACGATTCTGAATAGTCGGCTTTCTGCAATTTGGACTTGGGATATATGGTACATCAAAGGCATCAAGACAGAAACAAAAATCAACTAATGTACAActttatttattaaaaaaaaaaaaaaaaattctattccttctccttttcctccgTAGACGGCCTCCCTAGCCGTTTCGGTTTACTATTCCCATATGCTACACAAATAACAACATCAGCTCAACTCAATTCTCATAACAAGGAGAAGCACATACTCCGATCATACAACACCCACGACGTATACAGGAATATCGGCAGCGCCACAATAGTCGATAACCACCtatcatcacatcatcaGTTCAGTACCGAAAGCAGAGCTGGCTAGAACTTACCGTCTAGCGGCAACTTTGTACTCCTTCGTCTGCCGGATATCTGTGATCTGGGCTTGGGTCCGCGGGCGGGTGGTTCGTCGCTGCGAGAGGGTTTGCGGGTCGACGATGACTCTGGGTTTTGAGGTGGAGGTTGATTCTGTCATTGTTTTACTTTTCCGGTTGGGTTTATAAGGTACTACGAAGTAGGACAGGATGAAGCTGATACAGGGAATGAACTGTTACAAGGCCAAGGAGCGAGATGTCAAGGAGTGTGCGGTTGGCGGAAAAGCTTGCCTTGGTGCCTTGATGCCTAAGGCACGTCGCAATCATTCCTATGAATGCCGGGCGTTTTTTTGGCTACAATTACACAATTTACACAGGTCTGGCCCGTATCATCAATTGTCGTAATGCCGTTAAGGGAACATTCCTAAACACATCGCCGCTAATATCAGTTGCTTATGCATCCATAACCCGTTGCTTGCGCCGGATCCGATATGCTCAAACTGTACCGAAAGAAATGATACATACAGTCGCCATCAACGGCACCTCACACACAGCGTGTCGGTTCCTGCTGAAGGCTCAACATAACAGAAATGTCTAGGGAGGTCCGcagcttccagctcggccCAATCACCTGACAAGAGTTCAATGAAACAACAAGAGGAACGATGAGAATACCACAAACGCCGAATGAACAGAAACCCGGAGTCCACCGAATGCTTTCGCTATGCTTAATGTATGTACTCAATTCGTAACGCCATGCGCCAACAGTGTGATTAGATTAGGTAAAAGATGATGGTGCCTCGTGCCAATCATAGCAAAAGAGGTTCAACGAAATTGAGTGTCGAGTCTCAAGAAATTAAGACGGAGATGAAGGTAAACGATCAGTCTCCAAAGGTAGATAGATGCAGCCGAAAATCAGAACTCAGTCCAGATTGAATGTATGTGCAGTCATCATCGCggatcaagaaggaggataGTGGTAGTAAGGAACAATCAGATCATGGACCTGTAAGTGGCTGGTAGATTGACTTCAAATCGAGTCACGAAATCGGCCAACTTTCGTGGTGAGGTGAGGCAAAGACCAAGTAAGACATAGGCCAAGCGGTTTCAACTCAACAGATAGTCGAGCCTTGACATGCCAAATTAACGTGGGACGGGGTGGAATCAACTGGAGGCTTGACGAGGAAGGTATTCGAGAGAAAGCAGAGGCCAGTGAAGTAAAAGTGACGTgcgaagaaggcgaggcAGAATGCAAGTGAAACAGATGCTGACAGGTAGCCAAATCATGCGCTTTTTATAGGCACACCCTCAGCACTCCCGCCTCCCTGTTTCGAAGGAGTAGCGGCCTTCTTTCGAGCGGCCCGGCGCGCCCTCTCCTCGGCATGGGACTGAAAATCGGCCATCAGAGCCGTTGCCGCACGGCGCCGCGGACGACCATTGGGCGTCTGGTTCTGATCGGCGGGACTGGCTGTCTCTGGCGATGGCTTGCCTCTCTTAGGCGGACtgccctcatcttcattctccacGTCGGCGAGAAGGCGTTTCTTCGATGGGCTGGAT
The Aspergillus fumigatus Af293 chromosome 4, whole genome shotgun sequence DNA segment above includes these coding regions:
- the phyA gene encoding histidine phosphatase family protein, with the protein product MKKLYNGRRVRRGEDGFPIRFNDGGIATLIVGIMVTLTFLLSAAYLLSGRVSAAPSSAGSKSCDTVDLGYQCSPATSHLWGQYSPFFSLEDELSVSSKLPKDCRITLVQVLSRHGARYPTSSKSKKYKKLVTAIQANATDFKGKFAFLKTYNYTLGADDLTPFGEQQLVNSGIKFYQRYKALARSVVPFIRASGSDRVIASGEKFIEGFQQAKLADPGATNRAAPAISVIIPESETFNNTLDHGVCTKFEASQLGDEVAANFTALFAPDIRARAEKHLPGVTLTDEDVVSLMDMCSFDTVARTSDASQLSPFCQLFTHNEWKKYNYLQSLGKYYGYGAGNPLGPAQGIGFTNELIARLTRSPVQDHTSTNSTLVSNPATFPLNATMYVDFSHDNSMVSIFFALGLYNGTEPLSRTSVESAKELDGYSASWVVPFGARAYFETMQCKSEKEPLVRALINDRVVPLHGCDVDKLGRCKLNDFVKGLSWARSGGNWGECFS